From one Triticum aestivum cultivar Chinese Spring chromosome 4B, IWGSC CS RefSeq v2.1, whole genome shotgun sequence genomic stretch:
- the LOC123089480 gene encoding uncharacterized protein gives MSGSKSIMERFLNLKRKSPPPTSNDPSHDESPSNVRRTIRPCPLPATSTPSRIGGKVRADQVDLDKLPHDPADRRRISEYIGPKLQDEVRRRYLIRGPHRPQPGFKYPQKRIGNILRRFNHKWFGDYHWLEYSEEKHAAFCLHCYLFRDSIEGQGGNDAFVVDGFDCWNKPERLRDHVGKSPNSFHNTTVKRCDNLLKHNQSVVIALDKQSKVTEKEYMIRLNNSISAARYLLHQGLAFRGHDESEESKNKGNFRELSILLAEQNENTKREQMAVVLRYVDEFGAVQERLIGVVHVNETSASCLKSGIDQLFKKYGLNVKQVRGQGYDGASNMRVAKKNDDVSDFFDMIALLLNVAGASCKRKDLIRESQQERVKKGIGCGQLSTGTGLNQELSLQRAGDTRWGSHYKTLRSILNLFPDVIEVLKYVEKDGPSDAKKRQARGLLDYVTDFDFVFHLHLMFLILGHANALSLSLQRKDKDILEAMVEVKLTKQKFQKIRDDGWESLLERTHSFCELYDIPKLDMEEEYIDRHKPRKKTNRTNYQHYRYDCLNPVIDLQLAEFNDRFNEVNSSLLTRMAAFCPKDSFEAFDVESLVDLAKSYPDDFDSIQLKELAHELPFYIDNVRADERFTGLKTISELGKLMVSTNKHLAFPLVYQLLKLVLVLPVATASVERCFSGMKIVKTVLRNRIGDDFMNYCIICFLEQRLLYSTSRKDVIDYFLKMKERRGQEK, from the exons ATGTCAG GTAGTAAGAGTATAATGGAGCGTTTTCTGAATTTGAAAAGAAAATCACCACCACCCACAAGCAATGATCCTAGTCATGATGAAAGTCCATCAAACGTTAGACGTACTATACGCCCATGTCCTTTGCCGGCCACTTCAACTCCAAGCAGGATAGGAGGTAAAGTTAGAGCAGACCAGGTAGATTTGGATAAGCTACCCCACGATCCAGCCGATAGGAGGAGAATATCAGAATATATAGGACCAAAGCTACAAGATGAAGTAAGGCGGAGATATTTGATTAGAGGTCCGCATAGGCCACAACCTGGCTTCAAGTATCCACAGAAGAGGATAGGCAATATTTTACGCCGGTTTAATCATAAATGGTTTGGAGACTATCACTGGCTAGAGTACAGTGAGGAGAAGCATGCTGCCTTTTGCTTACATTGCTACTTGTTCAGAGATTCCATTGAAGGACAAGGAGGGAATGACGCATTTGTAGTTGACGGTTTTGATTGTTGGAACAAGCCGGAAAGACTTCGTGACCATGTGGGCAAATCTCCTAATAGTTTTCATAATACGACAGTCAAAAGATGTGATAATTTGCTGAAACATAACCAATCAGTTGTTATTGCTCTCGACAAGCAAAGCAAAGTCACTGAAAAGGAGTATATGATTCGATTGAACAATTCCATAAGTGCTGCTCGATACTTGCTGCATCAAGGTCTAGCATTCCGTGGTCATGATGAATCAGAAGAGTCTAAGAACAAAGGAAATTTTCGAGAGTTATCAATTCTTTTGGCAGAGCAAAATGAGAACACAAAGAGA GAACAAATGGCTGTAGTTTTGCGGTATGTCGACGAGTTCGGAGCAGTCCAAGAAAGACTTATTGGTGTTGTTCATGTGAATGAGACATCTGCTTCATGTCTCAAATCCGGCATTGATCAGTTGTTCAAGAAGTATGGATTGAACGTAAAACAAGTTCGAGGCCAAGGGTACGACGGGGCTAGCAACATGAGAG TagctaaaaagaatgatgatgttAGTGACTTCTTTGACATGATAGCCCTTCTGCTTAATGTGGCCGGAGCTTCTTGTAAACGAAAAGACTTGATTAGGGAGAGTCAGCAAGAAAGAGTGAAGAAAGGTATTGGTTGTGGACAACTTAGTACTGGAACGGGATTAAATCAAGAGCTATCACTTCAAAGAGCTGGAGACACTCGTTGGGGTTCTCACTATAAAACTCTTCGGAGCATACTTAACTTGTTCCCAGATGTTATTGAAGTACTCAAGTATGTTGAAAAAGATGGGCCAAGTGATGCAAAGAAGCGTCAAGCTCGTGGTCTTTTAGATTATGTTACTGATTTTGACTTCGTGTTTCATCTACACTTGATGTTTCTTATCTTGGGACATGCAAATGCTTTATCTCTATCTTTACAGAGGAAAGATAAGGACATCTTGGAGGCTATGGTAGAGGTGAAGTTAACCAAGCAAAAATTTCAGAAAATCAGAGATGACGGTTGGGAGTCTCTATTGGAGAGAACTCACTCATTTTGTGAGCTGTATGATATTCCTAAGTTGGATATGGAAGAAGAGTATATAGACCGGCATAAACCAAGGAAAAAAACCAACCGCACTAACTATCAGCACTACAGATATGATTGCCTCAACCCTGTTATTGACTTGCAGCTTGCAGAGTTCAATGATCGTTTTAATGAAGTAAATTCGAGCCTTCTTACCCGAATGGCTGCATTCTGTCCAAAAGATTCCTTTGAAGCTTTCGATGTTGAGAGCTTAGTTGATTTGGCTAAGTCCTATCCAGATGATTTTGATTCTATCCAGTTGAAGGAACTTGCTCATGAGCTTCCTTTCTACATTGATAATGTGCGAGCAGACGAAAGATTTACAGGCCTGAAAACTATTTCTGAACTTGGTAAGCTGATGGTTAGTACAAATAAGCATCTTGCTTTTCCTTTGGTCTATCAGCTCCTGAAGCTAGTATTAGTGCTGCCTGTCGCAACTGCATCAGTGGAGAGATGTTTCTCTGGAATGAAAATAGTGAAGACTGTGCTACGTAATCGCATTGGTGATGATTTCATGAACTACTGCATCATTTGTTTCTTGGAGCAAAGACTTCTATATTCAACTTCACGTAAGGATGTAATAGATTACTTTTTGAAGATGAAAGAACGTAGAGGTCAAGAAAAATAG